A stretch of the Rosa rugosa chromosome 5, drRosRugo1.1, whole genome shotgun sequence genome encodes the following:
- the LOC133713118 gene encoding uncharacterized protein LOC133713118: MNGAVALVVVVICLESRVVFHSFGRYIQVPPPLNYLSVTTTMLGGAAGAGAYALGMISDAFSSLALTALAIIVSVAGAIGVGFPVLACTEMVMPMSSSRDRSMFQTYDYNFSYFQEWCWKQFNVKPRPTWITTEFGGHLATIWLERKDSLAGAVLLALRQHCYGEI; the protein is encoded by the exons ATGAATGGCGCTGTTGCTTTGGTGGTTGTTGTAATCTGTTTGGAGAGTAGAGTTGTTTTCCATTCATTTGGGAGATACATTCAGGTGCCTCCGCCTTTGAATTACCTTTCGGTGACTACTACAATGCTTGGAGGTGCAGCTGGAGCTGGTGCCTATGCGCTGGGTATGATATCTGATGCCTTCAGTTCCTTGGCTTTGACTGCTCTGGCTATTATAGTTAGTGTTGCAGGAGCTATCGGTGTCGGATTTCCTGTTTTG GCTTGCACAGAAATGGTTATGCCAATGTCTAGTAGCCGAGATAGAAGCATGTTTCAAACATATGATTATAATTTCTCCTATTTTCAAGAGTGGTGCTGGAAGCAGTTCAATGTGAAACCAAGGCCTACATGGATAACAACAGAGTTTGGTGGACAT TTGGCTACTATTTGGTTGGAGCGCAAGGATTCCCTAGCTG GAGCAGTACTTTTGGCCTTAAGGCAACATTGTTATGGAGAAATTTGA
- the LOC133711445 gene encoding uncharacterized protein LOC133711445: protein MPPIRKHKSGAQKRKEKEQQEALTQSLAGSLDKYFGGNKKAETSVQNVVNDQEDEHNNEQHDEPMNAHENHGEEEREHMIDTENEDQLMDEEDNDSMDQDVPNADFNEQINFPLNVDDPGNWDKIDYNIRDFLVERGPQRDHDYNFPKDSRGRHFSSEHFFRYLPNGEKQDRNWLVYSESLDRIFCFCCKLFKKDEQKINLGNIASVGYNDWKNLGRRLKGHETSNVHAYCMSRWIELKKRLQKNQTIDKSWQEQITKEKEHWRQVLLRIIAVVKRLAKNNLAFRGDSEKLYVENNGIFLQMIEMLAEFDLTMQEHVRRIQSHETHYHYLSHRIQNEMIQMLASEIKQSIVTSIKEAKYFSIIVDCTPDVSHEEQMSLIVRCVDVSSKPIVVEELWLEFLKVDDTSGLGLFTEITNALSTLQLDIDDIRGQGWQVFKDFVDGLTVKPLSQTRWESHVESVKPIRFQARKIRDALIHLAKVSEDPKTKTKNIANEMEIEAVFREKRVIRRKRQFDESASEEVTQSAEESFRVNYFTYIVDQALSSLRTRFEQFQKYEELFGFLFNVEKLKCSDNDSLKKYCANLETSLTHGGISDINGEELYLELKHLKDTLPEEAKRAIEVLNYLKEMESCYPNAWIAYRILLTIPVTVASAERSFSKLKLIKSYLRSTMSQDRLNGLSMLSIEKNMGDKLDYDNIICTFAAKNARRARFQ, encoded by the exons ATGCCTCCCATTAGAAAACACAAGTCTGGAGCtcagaagagaaaagaaaaggaacaaCAAGAAGCATTAACTCAATCTCTAGCTGGATCACTTGATAAGTATTTTGGGGGAAACAAAAAAGCAGAAACATCAGTTCAAAATGTGGTGAATGATCAGGAAGATGAGCATAATAATGAACAACATGATGAACCCATGAATGCTCATGAGAATCatggtgaagaagaaagagagcatATGATTGACACTGAGAATGAAGATCAACTCATGGATGAGGAAGATAATGATAGTATGGATCAAGATGTCCCAAATGCAGATTTCAATGAGCAAATTAACTTTCCTTTGAATGTTGATGACCCAGGTAATTGGGATAAGATTGACTACAATATCAGAGACTTTTTGGTTGAAAGAGGTCCTCAAAGAGACCATGATTACAATTTTCCCAAAGATAGTAGAGGCAGACATTTTTCTTCAGAACATTTCTTTCGATATTTACCAAATGGCGAGAAGCAAGATCGGAATTGGCTAGTGTATTCAGAGTCTCTAGATAGAATATTTTGCTTTTGTTGCAAGTTGTTTAAGAAGGATGAGCAGAAAATTAATTTGGGCAACATAGCTAGTGTAGGATACAATGATTGGAAGAACCTTGGTCGCAGGCTTAAGGGTCATGAAACAAGTAATGTGCATGCTTATTGTATGAGTAGATGGATTGAATTGAAAAAGAGACTACAAAAGAATCAGACAATTGATAAAAGCTGGCAAGAACAGATTACGAAAGAGAAAGAGCATTGGAGACAAGTATTACTCAGGATAATTGCTGTTGTCAAAAGACTTGCAAAAAATAATTTGGCATTTCGTGGAGATAGTGAGAAGCTTTATGTGGAGAATAATGGAATTTTTTTGCAAATGATTGAGATGCTTGCTGAATTTGATCTAACAATGCAAGAGCATGTTCGACGCATTCAAAGTCATGAGACACACTACCATTATCTCAGTCACAGAATTCAAAATGAAATGATACAAATGTTAGCAAGTGAGATAAAACAATCAATTGTTACAAGTATCAAAGAAGCAAAATACTTTTCCATTATTGTGGATTGCACTCCCGATGTAAGTCATGAAGAGCAAATGTCTCTTATAGTACGGTGTGTGGATGTTTCTTCAAAGCCTATAGTGGTAGAAGAGCTCTGGCTAGAATTCTTGAAAGTAGATGATACATCAGGTCTTGGCCTTTTTACTGAGATTACAAATGCATTGAGCACTCTTCAACTTGATATTGATGATATAAGGGGACAAG GATGGCAAGTTTTCAAAGATTTTGTGGATGGTCTTACAGTTAAGCCGTTGTCACAGACACGTTGGGAGAGTCATGTTGAAAGTGTTAAACCCATAAGATTTCAAGCTCGTAAAATAAGAGATGCTTTAATTCACTTGGCAAAAGTTAGTGAAGATCCGAAGACAAAGA CTAAGAATATTGCGAATGAAATGGAGATTGAAGCTGTATTTCGTGAAAAGCGAGTCATTCGGAGAAAGAGACAATTTGATGAGAGTGCTAGTGAAGAAGTGACACAATCAGCTGAAGAATCATTCCGAGTTAATTACTTCACATATATAGTTGATCAAGCTCTTTCTTCACTTAGAACTCGGTTTGAACAGTTTCAAAAATATGAAGAACTTTTTGGGTTCTTATTCAATGTAGAGAAGTTGAAGTGTTCAGATAATGATAGCTTGAAGAAGTATTGTGCTAATCTTGAAACTTCTTTGACACATGGCGGGATCTCTGACATTAATGGGGAAGAACTATATTTAGAATTGAAACATCTAAAAGACACTTTACCGGAGGAGGCAAAAAGGGCAATTGAAGTGTTGAATTATTTAAAAGAGATGGAGAGTTGTTATCCAAATGCCTGGATTGCTTATAGAATTTTGTTGACTATACCGGTCACAGTTGCTTCTGCAGAAAGAAGTTTCTCAAAGTTGAAATTGATCAAATCTTATCTTCGGTCAACCATGTCACAAGACAGATTAAACGGTTTATCTATGCTATCTATTGAAAAAAATATGGGAGATAAACTTGATTATGACAACATTATTTGTACTTTCGCAGCTAAAAATGCGAGAAGAGCAAGGTTTCAGTGA
- the LOC133711444 gene encoding uncharacterized protein LOC133711444, whose translation MWMEIIKDYDFSLEYHLGKANVVANALSRRPRGIAASTMVQEWLMLETTSEFDLEPSGREQGIFLELAAKVSDGPSEWEVGSDGRLRLRSRLYVPDGDDLKGEIIREAHRSWYTVHSGNTKMYRDLRRQFWWNRMKRDVAEYVLQCLTCQQKAMGTTLDMSTPFHPQTDGQTDIVNQVMEDMLRACVLDFKGSWEDHLPLIEFAYNNSYHSMPAEVRDGEFLGPEIVQETIEKISIIRDRIRTAQSRQKSYVDLKKRQVVFEVGDHVFLKVSPMKGVVRFGKKGKLAPRLQYNQGEPVCILDGSIKRLRMKEVDLVKVLWSHHDESDASWELESDMRIRYPQLFVD comes from the exons ATGTGGATGGAGATCATAAAGGACTATGACTTCTCCTTAGAGTATCATCTCGGAAAGGCCAATGTAGTGGCGAATGCTTTGAGCAGGAGACCGAGGGGTATAGCTGCTTCTACAATGGTTCAGGAGTGGCTTATGTTGGAGACTACATCTGAGTTTGACCTTGAACCATCAGGAAGGGAGCAGGGGATCTTCCTTG AGTTAGCTGCAAAGGTGAGTGATGGTCCTTCTGAGTGGGAAGTTGGATCGGATGGTAGGTTAAGATTGAGATCGAGATTGTATGTTCCGGATGGTGATGATCTCAAGGGGGAAATTATTCGAGAAGCACATCGATCTTGGTATACTGTACATTCGGGGAACACCAAGATGTATAGGGATCTACGAAGGCAGTTCTGGTGGAATAGGATGAAGAGAGATGTAGCAGAGTATGTGTTACAGTGTCTTACCTGCCAGCAG AAAGCCATGGGAACTACCTTAGATATGAGTACACCTTTTCATCCTCAAACTGATGGGCAGACTGACATAGTGAATCAGGTGATGGAAGATATGTTGAGAGCTTGTGTTTTGGACTTCAAGGGAAGTTGGGAGGATCATCTGCCATTGATTGAGTTCGcctacaacaacagttatcactCCATGCCA GCAGAAGTTAGGGATGGAGAATTCTTGGGTCCTGAGATTGTTCAGGAGACTATCGAGAAGATCTCTATTATCCGAGATAGGATCCGAACGGCACAgagtagacagaagagttatgTTGATTTGAAGAAGAGACAGGTAGTGTTTGAGGTTGGTGACCATGTGTTCTTGAAAGTCTCACCCATGAAGGGTGtggtgagatttggcaagaagggAAAGTTAGCACCGAG ATTACAGTACAATCAAGGTGAACCTGTTTGTATCTTGGATGGGTCGATAAAGAGGCTTCGAATGAAGGAAGTTGACTTGGTCAAGGTGTTGTGGAGTCACCATGATGAGAGTGATGCATCATGGGAGTTAGAGTCGGACATGAGGATTAGGTATCCACAGCTTTTCGTTGACTAG